In Drosophila pseudoobscura strain MV-25-SWS-2005 chromosome 4, UCI_Dpse_MV25, whole genome shotgun sequence, the following proteins share a genomic window:
- the LOC6902948 gene encoding uncharacterized protein isoform X1, which translates to MSSLIFVYLAISLGSALAAEFNPFLDLECVDCKEACGVRSTGSSCLSLDRQRALRTFSPANLTRMTLDHYHHLQKCIPKDEVIREEKPDFCCAWSPQLGCQLIKRISGTQRTCDSCKALTQDSPEIELCPCKAAHVKLCSALLLLLLMMGIIYPYI; encoded by the exons ATGTCTTCACTTATTTTCGTCTATTTGGCCATTTCGCTGGGCTCGGCGTTGGCAGCCGAGTTCAATCCCTTTCTCGATTTGGAATGTGTGGATTGCAAGGAGGCCTGTGGTGTACGCTCGACCGGAAGCAGCTGCCTCTCCCTGGATCGCCAAAGAGCCCTCAGGACTTTTTCTCCGGCAAACTTGACGCGCATGACCTTGGACCATTATCATCATCTGCAAAAGTGCATACCCAAGGACGAGGTCATAAGAG AGGAGAAGCCCGATTTCTGCTGTGCCTGGTCGCCGCAGCTGGGCTGCCAATTGATCAAGCGGATCAGTGGCACCCAGAGAACCTGTGATTCCTGCAAGGCCCTGACCCAGGACTCGCCCGAGATCGAGCTTTGTCCCTGCAAGGCAGCCCACGTAAAACTGTGCAgtgctctcctcctcctcttgctCATGATGGGTATTATCTACCCCTACATTTAG
- the LOC6902947 gene encoding G2/mitotic-specific cyclin-B-like, with product MVGSKLKRLAEKNDSENTDQLQVKKLKVPSSEAATKRAVLVELQANKEAAIGPEPGVAIADIDANDKENLELVSEYVNDIYDHLYQLEIELPIHKDHLAGQKDITHKMRAVLIDWINEVHQEFNMVEETFQLAVAIIDRYLQAVENTKRSNLQLVGVTAFLIAAKYEEELSPAIKDLVYFTEDTYSARDIRLMELQIFKTIDCNLSRPLPIHFLRRYSKAAGTAIEQQTMAKYFVELTAMDYGLASYKPSEIAAASLFLSLHLLNGNPRAGTGLDDQHWSPTLAHYSRYTATHLRPITRQIARLVRDAPQAKLKAIHNKYQGSWCQNVALRTELSGPLMDSIVDQTLKQ from the coding sequence ATGGTCGGCTCAAAATTGAAAAGGCTTGCGGAGAAGAACGACTCGGAGAATACTGACCAGTTGCAGGTGAAGAAGTTGAAAGTGCCTTCAAGTGAGGCAGCCACAAAGCGTGCGGTTCTGGTTGAACTGCAGGCCAACAAGGAGGCAGCCATCGGTCCAGAGCCAGGGGTTGCCATCGCAGACATCGATGCCAACGACAAGGAGAACCTCGAGCTGGTCTCGGAGTACGTCAACGATATCTACGACCATCTGTACCAGCTGGAGATCGAGCTGCCCATTCACAAGGATCACCTGGCCGGGCAGAAGGACATCACCCACAAGATGCGAGCCGTGCTAATCGACTGGATCAACGAGGTGCACCAGGAGTTCAATATGGTTGAGGAGACCTTCCAGCTGGCCGTGGCCATCATCGATCGCTATCTGCAGGCGGTCGAGAATACGAAGCGCAGCAATCTGCAGCTGGTGGGCGTGACGGCCTTCTTGATTGCCGCCAAGTACGAGGAGGAGCTGTCGCCCGCCATCAAAGACTTGGTCTACTTCACCGAAGACACCTACTCGGCCCGTGACATCCGTCTGATGGAGCTGCAGATCTTCAAGACCATCGATTGCAATCTTTCGCGTCCGCTGCCAATTCACTTCCTGCGGCGCTACTCAAAGGCCGCTGGAACAGCGATCGAACAGCAGACCATGGCCAAGTATTTTGTGGAACTGACTGCGATGGACTACGGTTTGGCCAGCTATAAGCCCTCGGAGATTGCTGCAGCCTCGCTCTTTCTGTCGCTGCACCTGCTCAACGGCAACCCCCGGGCCGGCACTGGCCTCGACGACCAGCACTGGTCCCCAACGCTGGCCCACTACTCTCGCTACACGGCCACGCACTTGAGGCCCATCACTCGACAGATCGCCAGACTGGTGCGCGATGCACCGCAGGCCAAGCTGAAGGCCATCCACAACAAGTACCAGGGCAGCTGGTGCCAGAATGTCGCGCTCCGCACCGAGCTGAGCGGCCCCCTGATGGACTCCATTGTGGACCAGACCCTGAAGCAGTAG
- the LOC6902948 gene encoding uncharacterized protein isoform X2 — protein sequence MEISFIFIVSALLMGTSAYNPYDNMICLDCGDLCPVRRRGTSCRTAPKNIAAWKSRERGLARINTTHLVCVPDDLRLVEVDPAFCCIWAPEFGCRLVRSILDDHIQCRRCYNPKRKRRGYTLCPCKGYQGKACNGLLAFVIILPQMARLLS from the exons ATGGAGATTTCCTTTATTTTCATCGTATCTGCTTTACTGATGGGCACATCGGCCTACAATCCGTACGATAATATGATATGTCTGGACTGCGGGGACCTGTGTCCGGTTCGCAGACGAGGAACCAGTTGCCGCACGGCTCCGAAAAACATTGCCGCATGGAAAAGCAGGGAAAGAGGTCTAGCACGGATAAATACCACGCATCTGGTGTGCGTGCCAGACGATCTCAGGCTCGTGG AAGTGGATCCCGCCTTCTGTTGCATTTGGGCCCCGGAATTCGGCTGCCGCCTGGTGCGATCCATCTTGGACGATCACATCCAGTGTAGAAGGTGCTACAATCCGAAAAGGAAACGACGGGGATATACCCTATGCCCCTGTAAAGGATATCAGGGAAAGGCCTGCAATGGACTATTGGCTTTTGTCATTATCCTTCCACAGATGGCGCGACTTTTAAGCTGA